One region of Peromyscus eremicus chromosome 4, PerEre_H2_v1, whole genome shotgun sequence genomic DNA includes:
- the Pck1 gene encoding phosphoenolpyruvate carboxykinase, cytosolic [GTP], which translates to MPPQLHNGLDFSAKVIQGSLDSLPQAVREFVEGNAQLCQPEHIHICDGSEEEYGRLLDHMQEEGVIRKLKKYDNCWLALTDPRDVARIESKTVIITREQRDTVPIPKTGDSQLGRWMSEEDFEKAFNARFPGCMKGRTMYVIPFSMGPLGSPLAKTGIELTDSPYVVASMRVMTRMGTSVLEALGNGEFVKCLHSVGCPLPLKKPLVNNWACNPELTLIAHLPDRREIISFGSGYGGNSLLGKKCFALRIASRLAKEEGWLAEHMLILGITNPEGKKKYLAAAFPSACGKTNLAMMNPTLPGWKVECVGDDIAWMKFDGQGNLRAINPENGFFGVAPGTSVKTNPNAIKTIQRNTIFTNVAETSDGGVYWEGIDEPLAPGVTITSWKNKEWRPQDEEPCAHPNSRFCTPASQCPIIDPAWESPEGVPIEGIIFGGRRPAGVPLVYEALSWQHGVFVGAAMRSEATAAAEHKGKVIMHDPFAMRPFFGYNFGKYLAHWLSMAHRPAAKLPKIFHVNWFRKDKDGKFLWPGFGENSRVLEWMFNRIEGEDSAKLTPIGYVPKENALNLKGLGNVNMEELLGISKEFWEKEVEEIYKYLEDQVNADLPYEIERELQALRQRISQM; encoded by the exons ATGCCTCCTCAACTGCATAACGGGCTGGACTTCTCTGCCAAGGTCATCCAAGGCAGCCTCGACAGCCTGCCCCAGGCAGTGAGGGAGTTTGTGGAAGGCAATGCCCAGCTGTGCCAGCCCGAGCATATCCACATCTGTGACGGCTCTGAGGAGGAGTATGGACGGTTGCTGGACCACATGCAGGAGGAAGGTGTCATCCGCAAGCTGAAGAAATATGACAACTG TTGGCTGGCTCTGACTGACCCCAGGGATGTGGCCAGGATTGAAAGCAAGACGGTCATCATCACCCGAGAGCAGAGAGACACTGTGCCCATCCCCAAAACTGGTGACAGCCAGCTGGGCCGCTGGATGTCAGAAGAGGACTTTGAGAAAGCGTTCAACGCCAGGTTCCCAGGGTGCATGAAAG GTCGCACCATGTACGTCATCCCGTTCAGCATGGGGCCACTGGGCTCACCTCTGGCCAAAACTGGCATTGAGCTGACAGACTCGCCCTACGTGGTGGCCAGTATGCGGGTCATGACAAGGATGGGGACATCTGTGTTGGAGGCCCTGGGCAACGGGGAGTTTGTCAAGTGCCTCCACTCCGTGGGGTGCCCTCTCCCCTTGAAAA AGCCTTTGGTCAACAACTGGGCCTGTAACCCTGAGCTGACGCTGATCGCACACCTTCCGGACCGAAGAGAGATCATCTCCTTTGGAAGTGGCTATGGTGGGAACTCTCTGCTGGGGAAGAAATGCTTTGCGCTGCGGATTGCCAGCCGGCTGGCCAAGGAGGAAGGATGGTTGGCAGAGCACATGCTG ATCCTGGGCATAACCAACCCTGAAGGCAAGAAGAAATATCTGGCAGCAGCCTTCCCTAGCGCCTGTGGGAAGACCAACTTGGCCATGATGAACCCCACCCTCCCTGGGTGGAAAGTCGAGTGTGTGGGTGACGACATTGCCTGGATGAAGTTTGATGGCCAAG GCAATTTAAGGGCTATCAACCCAGAAAACGGTTTCTTTGGAGTTGCTCCTGGAACCTCAGTGAAGACAAACCCCAATGCCATCAAGACCATCCAGAGGAATACCATCTTCACCAATGTGGCCGAGACCAGTGATGGGGGTGTTTACTGGGAAGGCATCGATGAACCCCTGGCCCCAGGTGTCACCATCACCTCCTGGAAGAACAAGGAGTGGAGACCACAGGATG AGGAGCCCTGTGCCCATCCCAACTCGAGATTCTGCACCCCAGCCAGCCAGTGCCCCATCATCGACCCTGCCTGGGAGTCTCCAGAAGGTGTGCCCATTGAGGGCATCATTTTTGGTGGCCGTAGACCTGCAG GTGTCCCCCTTGTCTATGAAGCCCTCAGCTGGCAGCATGGGGTGTTTGTAGGAGCAGCCATGAGATCAGAGGCAACAGCTGCTGCAGAGCACAAGG GCAAGGTCATCATGCATGACCCCTTTGCTATGCGGCCCTTCTTTGGCTACAACTTCGGCAAATACCTGGCCCACTGGCTGAGCATGGCCCACCGCCCAGCAGCCAAGTTACCCAAGATCTTCCACGTCAACTGGTTCCGGAAGGACAAAGATGGCAAGTTCCTCTGGCCAGGCTTTGGTGAGAACTCTCGGGTGCTGGAGTGGATGTTCAACAGAATTGAAGGGGAAGACAGTGCCAAGCTCACGCCCATTGGCTATGTCCCTAAGGAAAACGCCCTGAACCTGAAAGGCCTGGGGAACGTCAACATGGAGGAGCTGTTAGGAATCTCCAAGGAGTTCTgggagaaggaggtggaggagatCTACAAATATCTAGAAGACCAAGTCAATGCTGACCTCCCCTACGAAATTGAGAGGGAACTCCAAGCCCTGAGACAGAGAATCAGCCAGATGTAA